The genomic window GATAAATTAATTCGATCAATCTGGTTGATAAACATATTTCTTATATCTCCATCTTGATAATTTGGATTTTCCGTCCACTTTTTTATATAAAAACGTAAGTGTTCAAAACTGTTTAAAAATTGTTGATTTTCAATCATTTTTTATATTTATGTCGCCTATTTTGAATTTATAATTCTTCTAGCGGATCCCAGAACAGCTTTTTAAAATTCTTGATTCTAAAATTTTCAACTGTAATACCTTCGACTTCCAACTTTACCTGAAATTCAGGAACAGATAAAGTTCCCGAACTTGAAATGACCCGATGTGCAGGTACATCTCTCGGGCATCCTCCCATCGCTTTTCCTACGTGTCTCGAATGATTAGGATAACCAACTGCTTTTGCAATGGCTCCATAACTCGTTACTCTCCCTTTGGGAACTAATCTGGTGATTTCCCAGACCTGTTGTTTGAAAATTTCATCCATTTTACTTTTGCATTATTTTTGGACTTTACACTAAAATATAAAGTTATGAAAAAATCGTTTTTCCGCTTGTTAAATAGAATGAATAAAGTGATTTTGCCAAAATTGAGTGATAAAGATCCTAATAAGCTGACAAAATTTCAGAAAGGAATTCTGGCGTATCGTTATTTTGTCCTTATTAATTCTTTAGATTAAAGTTTTATTTAATTTTGGCAATTAGATTTCTACACCCATTATACAAAGGTTTTTCAATGCAAAAATAAATGATAATGGAGCAAATCCAAAGTAAGACAAAATTACGGTCGGGCAAATATAAATATGATTTCAGTTTAAGATTAAAATAACTGATATGAACAAGATAGAAAACGAAAGAAGCATTTCCTAAAAGAATCAGTAGCTTGGTAGAGAGTACTTTGGAAATAAATGTTTTTTCCGACATCAATCCCCAAAAGAAAACAGCAATAGCAACAGGCAAAAACAATTCATGAATTAACCTTCCTTCCCATCGTTCTACTCCGTGCACAAAATTATTTCTAGCAAAAAGAGCAATGGCAGCGGTAAAAATAATGATTGTAATTCCACCGTACAAAGTCGGATTTTTTAGGCGTTTCAAAACTTCCAATCCTTTTTCCTTTTTCATCAGATAAGCCAGTAACATCCCGGAAAAAAACTCTAAACTTCTTGCGAAAAAAGTATTTCCCATCATAAACTTTAACGGATATAAAAAAACTTCAGGATTGCCATTATACCAATGCAAACCATATCCTATGGTACAGCTTAGGAGAAAAAGCCCCAATAAGAACGAAATACAATATTTCCAGTTTTTCTTCAGCAATACAAATAAAAGAGGAGATAGTAAATAAAAAAAGAACTCCACCTGAAGCGACCACGCCTGTACAATTCCGGAAACCGCATACTTCTCAAACAAAGAATATAAAAGTGAATATTGCAGGAAATAAGTATCTACATTGTTGGAATAGGCGGTATCTAAAAAGAAAAAACTCAGTAGGATCCAATACAGCGGAAAAATTCTCGCGATACGAAGCAGAATATATTTTAAATATGATTTTTTGGATTCTAAAGGTGAATCTTCATAGCGATACGCTAATAAAAAGCCACTTAAAACGAAGAAAACCGTCACCCCGATATGCCATTCGCTGATAAAACGCATAACTGCAAATGGTAAGTCATCGCGCCAATATTTACGGTTATGATACACAAATACCATAATAGCCGCAATAGCCCTCATTCCTGTAAGCGCATCGAATGTATTTTTCTTTAGAGTCTCCAATACTTAAAAAAATAAAAGGCTTACATGATAAGCCTTTTATGTAAATTTATAATACTGATATTAATTTTCCAGGATATAAGAGAACATCAATGGAGCACAGATTGTAGCATCACTTTCAACGATAAATTTCGGTGTCGTGATGTCTAATTTACCCCAAGTAATTTTCTCATTAGGAACAGCTCCAGAATACGAACCGTAAGACGTCGTAGAATCTGAAATCTGGCAGAAATAAGACCAGAACGGAATGTCGTGCATTTCCATATCCTGATACAACATCGGTACTACACAAATCGGGAAATCTCCTGCGATACCTCCACCAATCTGGAAGAATCCGACTCCTTTTCCACCTGAGTTTTTAGTGTACCAATCTGCTAAATACGTCATATATTCAATCCCTGACTTCATGGTTGTAGCTTTAAGTTCTCCTTTGATGCAGTAAGAAGCAAAAATATTACCCATTGTAGAATCTTCCCATCCCGGAACTACGATCGGTAGGTTTTTCTCTGCCGCTGCGATCATCCAAGAATTTTCTCTTGGAATTTCGTAGTACTGTTCCAACACTCCGGAAAGGATCATTTTATACATGAATTCGTGTGGGAAATATCTTTCTCCTTTTGCTTCAGCATCTTTCCAGATTTCAACGATATGTTTTTGCAATCTTCTGAAAGCCTCTTCTTCAGGGATACAAGTATCCGTAACTCTGTTTAAGCCTCTTTCCAAAAGATCCCACTCATCCTGAGCCGTCAAATCTCTGTAATGAGGAACTCTTTCATAATGAGAATGTGCCACAAGATTCATCAAATCTTCTTCAAGGTTTGCCCCGGTACAAGAGATAAAATCTACTTTATCCTGACGGATCATCTCTGCAAGAATTTTCCCCAACTCTGCAGTAGACATCGCTCCTGCCAAAGTAATCATCATTTTCCCTCCTTCTTTAAGATGGGCAACATATCCTTTAGATGCATCCACCAATGCAGCTGCATTAAAGTGAAGGTAGTATTTTTCTATGAACTCGGTAATCGGTTTGCTCATTTTTTTAATTTTTGCAAAGATAAGAATTTTGGGTTGGAAGATAGATGCTTAAAGCAGGAAGAATTATTAAAACTTAAACCTTCGATTCTCTTTTTTCTCCGAAAGTTTCTTTTTCGTATCCAATCTTTTCTCTTTTTTAGCCTTTGAAGGTTTTGTGGCAATCCGTTTTTTAGGAATAAATAAAGCTTTATCTACAATTTCCAGGATTTTTTCAATGGCTTTATTTTTATTCATCAACTGTGTTCTGCTTTCAGAAACCGTTAAAAATAGAAAACCTTCCGCATTGATCCTGTTTTTTAATTTATTTTGAATCAGCTCTTTTTGATCGTCATTAAAAAATTCAGATTCCGAGATCTGCCAAAGAACCGTCACAGAAGTCTCCACCTTATTCACATTCTGACCTCCGGCTCCGCTGCTGCGGGACGTTTTGAAACTGAGCTCTTTTGAAAAATCTTTCATTTTAATTAAGTTGAGAGTAAAGATAGCTTTACAAAATATTTTTTAATTCAATCCTGTTTACTTTTCCATTGGGAGTTCTGGGAATTTTTTCAATAAAGATAATTTCTTTCGGTTTATGAAAATTTTTCTCAAACGGAATCATTGAAATTTTTCCCAGTACAGCATCTGACTGTTCTCCTTCGAGAATCAATACTAATTTTTGTCCCAGACTTTCATCATCAATTCCTAAAAAAACAGCCTCATTCGGAATTTCTTTTTTCACTAAAGCTTCCAGTTGCTCAGGAAAAATTTTTGCTCCTCCGGAATTGATAACATTGTCAATTCGCCCTAAAAATCTGAACTGCTTTTTGACAGGCTGAGCGGAGTCGAAGTGTTTAATCTCAACTAAATCATTAGTTTGCAATACCTCAGCATTTACTTCAGGTGCAAAAATTTTCAGACAGCCTCTTTCATCTTTAGAAATCTCCACATTTTCAAAAACGGTAAAATAGCTTTCAGGATTTGGAGCAACCTGTTTCAGTCCGATATGAGAAAGTGTTTCGGACATTCCGTAGGTTTCAAATACTCTGGTTGAGGAATTTGAAATATTAAGCGTTTGAATAATTTTCTTTTTTAAATTTTCTGAAACCGCAGCTCCGCCAATGATTAAATTTTTAATTAAATGTAATTTATCCAAAGAATGTTCTACCTGAAGTGGCGTCATTGCACAAAAATCAATTTCATTACTCAGATTTTCGATCGGCTTTGCAGAAGGATCAACGATCATTAATTTTAATTTTCTGATAATAGAACGTACCACCATCATTTTCCCTGAAATATATTCAACAGGTAAACAGATTAAAGCGGCATCTCCCTCTTCTAATCCTAAAAAATTGCAGGTCATTTCTGCAGAATTAATCATTTTCTGTTTCTCAATATCAAAAACCTTGGGAACTCCTGTAGAGCCTGAAGTCTGTACTTTCACCGTTTCGGAATCTGAAAACCATTCTTCCAAAAAAGTTTTAATTTTAATTTCAAATTCGGTTTCAACAGATAATTGATTAATATTGAGATTATTGAAATCTATCAGCATAATTAGTGGGAATAAAAAGTACAGTAAATTTAAAAAAAAGTTTAAAAAGTTCTTGCATGTAATGAAAAAAGCTGTAAATTTGCACCACTAAAACAAACAGAGACTCATGGTGTAGCGGTAACACTACTGATTTTGGTTCAGTCATCTGGGGTTCGAATCCCTGTGAGTCTACGAAAACCATCCTAAACAGGATGGTTTTTTTATTCACAAAACTCTTTTTTTGTAAAAATGGATTTTCAATCCATCCATCCATCCATCCATCCATCCATCCATCCATCCTCCTTATAAATACATTTTCTTATGCAAGACATTTAATAATCTGTTCATAGTCGATTAATACTAATGTTCTAATCTTGCAAAAAAATTTTACAATGAAAAAAATATTCCTTTTTTTAGCATTAACAGCAGGATTGGCTAAAGCTCAGAACAATACCAATCATGTTGTTTTAATAAGTGTGGATGGTCTAAGACCGGAATTTTATTTAAATCCTGAATGGTCGATGATAAACCTTAGACAAATGATGAAAAAGGGAGCGTATGCAAACGGAGTCCGAGGTTCTTTCCCTACCGTTACTTACCCATCACATACAACAATTGTAAGCGGGGTACTCCCTTCAAAACACGGGATTTATTATAATACGCCCGTTCAACCTTTAGGAATTACAGGTGAATGGTTTTGGTTTTACAAGGATATTAAAGTCCCTACGATTTTTAGTGTTGCCAAAGAAGCAGGACTTACCACAGCCGGTGTAAGCTGGCCTGTAACAGTAGGAGCTCCCATCACCTACAATTTACCGGAATACGTTTATCTTCCCAAAAATAAAGGGGAGAAAAAAGATGAAGTAAAAGCTATGAGCATGGAATCCAGTCCCAAAGAGCTTTTCCAAGAGGTTCAGGATTATGCGGTAGGTAAATTTGGAGAATACGGAGCGAGTTTGGATTACGCAGTAAGTGATCAGAACAAAACCAGAATGGCTGCTTATATTTTAAAGAAATACAAACCTTCGTTTTTAGCGCTTCACATTGCTGCCACCGATCATTTTGAGCATGAAGAAGGCAGAGACGGAGATAAAGTACGTTCTGCAGTAGCCGGAGCAGATGTTGCGATTAAAACTTTAATAGATGCAGCAACAGCAGCCGGAATAGGAGAAAATACAACATTCATTATCACAGGAGATCATGGTTTTGTAGACATTCATACTCAGTTTAATCCTAACGTTATGCTGGCAAAAGCAGGATTATACAACAGCAACAAGAAAGAAGACTGGAAAGCCTATTTTCAGGCAAGCGGAGGCTCTGCATTTTTACATCTGAAAAACCCTAATGATAAATCTACTTTAAACAAAGTCAATGAACTTTTAAATAATCTTCCGGAAGGTTACAAAAAAATGTTCCATGTATTGAATAAAGAACAAGTTGCAGAAGCCAAAGGAGATCCGACAGCATCATTAGCTTTGGCAGCGTATCAGGGAATAAGTTTTGGAGCAACAGCAACAGGAGAACTAATAAAAGCAGCAGACGGAGGCACACACGGTTATCTTCCAACTGATTTCAAAGAGATCCAAACTGGATTTGTAGCTTTTGGAAAGGGAATTAAACCAGGAACCGTACTTCCTCTAATCGGACAGGAAGACATTGCGCCGTTAATTGCTCATTTATTAAATCTTAATTTAAAAACTGACGGAATTCTTTATCCGGGACTACTGACCAAATAATAATTCCAACATAAAAACAAAAGGCTGCCTCGTTTGAAGCAGCCTTTATTTATCTTTGATTCTGTAAAAGTTTACATATATTCTTTAGGGATGGTAATATTATTTTTTTTCATGTATTCTACAAGATCATGAAACTTATTTTCGTATTCATCATTTCCGCATTTATGAGAGATACTGCAAATATCGGACGGCTTAATTTCCAAAATATCCGAAATCTTGGTTAAAATTTCCAGATTGATCTTCACTTTGGAATTTTCAATATCAGAATATGCTTTTTGAGAAATTCCCATCTCAAATGCCATATATTCCTGAGTAAAATCCTTACTTCTTCTGATTTTCCTAATATTTTGTCCACATATTTTCATGATCCCTATTTTAGTAGTTTTCGGTATATTTTAGAAGTATATCTATTAGACTTACACAAAGTTAGTGAATACCTTTGGCAAAACATTATTACGCTACATGATATTTAAAACTTAAGTTAAAAATTTGCTCAAAAGCTTTTGTTTTAAAATAAATATCACTTCAGTACAACAATATAGGAATTATGGAGACGCAAAAATTTAATTATGACAATAATATTGTCAGAGCATTCCTCTATGCCACCATCGCATTCGGTTTGGTCGGTTTTTTACTCGGGCTTACCGCTGCACTGATGCTTTTTTATCCTGAACTTCCGGAATTTTTATTCGGAACAGATGACACGACCATTAAGAGTCTGGCATCCGGAAACATTCAGGGATTGATTAATACACAAGGAGCTCTGGGCTTCGGAAGGATCAGAATGTTGCATACGAGTGCTGTAATCTTTGCTTTCGTCTGTAATTCCTTTTTCTGTGGTGCTTATTACAGCATGCAGAGATTGCTTAAAACAAGAATGTACAGTGATACTCTATCCTGGGTGCATTTCTGGACCTGGCAAATCATGATTATCAGCGTAGTGATTACTTTCCTGATGGGAATCAACACCTCCAAAGAATACGCAGAGCACGAATGGCCGATTGATATATTAATTACGGTTTCATGGGTTGTTTTCGGAATCAATATGTTCGGTACCATCGCCAAAAGAAGGGTAAGACACTTGTATGTAGCGATCTGGTTTTTCATCGGAACCTGGATTGCGGTAGCCATGCTTCATATTTTCAATAATCTTGAGGTTCCATTATCATTCACGAGCTGGAAATCCTATTCAATTTATGCAGGAGCAAAAGATGCCTTGGTTCAGTGGTGGTACGGTCACAATGCAGTAGCATTCGTATTAACGACTCCTGTGTTAGGTTTGATGTACTATTTCTTACCCAAAGCTGCGGAAAGACCTGTGTTCTCTTATAAATTATCAATTATTCACTTCTGGTCACTCATCTTCGTTTATCTTTGGGCGGGACCCCACCATTTGCAATATACCGCGCTTCCGGCATGGGCTCAGGCAGTGGGAACAGGTTTCTCCATCATGCTGATCGCTCCCTCTTGGGGAGGAATGCTGAACGGACTTTTAACATTGAGAGGAGCCTGGGATAAAGTAAGAGAAAATCCAATTCTTAAATTTTTCGTAGTAGCCGTTACCTGTTATGGTATGGCAACCTTTGAAGGACCGCTTTTAGCAACAAAATCTTTAAATAAAATAGGTCATTATACCGATTGGGTGATTGGTCACGTACACATCGGGGCTCTCGGATGGAATGGCTTTATGGCTTTTGGTATCGTCTATTACCTCATTCCTGTAATGTGGAGAACTGAATTATGGTCTAAAAAATTAGCCAACTGGCATTTCTGGCTGGGTACTTTAGGAATTATTTTCTACGCTGTTCCCATGTATATTTCAGGATTTACACAAGGATTGATGTGGAAACAGTTCAATCCGGACGGAACTTTAGTTTGGAAAAACTGGCTGGATACTGTAACAGCGATCATTCCATATTTCAAAATGAGATTCCTGGGTGGTTTATTTTATATTTCGGGAGCGATCTTAATGGTTGTAAATGTTATTGCTACCGTCAGAAAAGGATCATTCCAGAAAAACGTACCTGCAGAAGCACCTGCTTTGGCCAATATCGGAACGACAAGAAAAGAAGGTGAAGGAATTCATTTATGGCTGGAAAGAACTCCTAAATTATTATCAATATTAGCTTTCATCACTATTGCGATCGGTGGTTTAGTTGAAATTATCCCGACATTAACTTTAAAACAAAGTGTTCCAACCATTACCGCTGTAAAACCTTATTCTCCGTTAGAACTGGAAGGAAGGGATCTATACATCCGTGAAGGCTGCAATTCTTGTCACTCACAGATGATACGACCGTTCAGAGACGAAATCGTAAGATTTGAAGGAAAAAACGGACAGTATTCTAAAGCGGGAGAATTTATCTATGACCGACCATTCCTTTGGGGATCAAAAAGAACCGGACCGGATCTGCATAGAGAAGGAGGAAGAAATCCCGATTCATGGCACTTCAAACATATGTATAACCCGAGAATTACTTCAGCAGGATCTATTATGCCGCGTTTCCCTTGGCTGATTACAAACAAACTGGACAAAACGCAAATGATAGACAAAATGAAACTGATGAAAAACTATTTTGATGTTCCTTACACAAAAGCAGAAATAGACTCAGCCAATCAGTGGGCAGACAATCAGGCGGCAGGAATTGTAAAAAGAATTTATTCCGAAGCTACCGATGTGAAGGAACAGATTGAAAAAGACAGGGCTGCAAAAGGAGCAACATTTGTTCCGCTGGAGCAAAGAGAGATTGTTGCCATGATTGCTTACCTGCAAAGATTAGGAACAGACATCAAAACAACTCAGATTCAAACTGCAAGTGCAGAATAATTTAAATTGTAAAGAAAATGAAAACAAGAACTCCAATTTCCATATATATCCTTGTCACATTAGGTTCAACGATCATGGCGTTCGAAATGTTCGCACCCGATTCAGGCTATTTTTCTTCACCTTTTTTCTGGGGATTAATGCTGATCGCGATTATCCTTCTTTTGATCATGAATTCGATTGGAGATTTAATTGAAAATCAGAATTTCACCAAATTATCGGCTGAAGAAAAAGCAGAATATTTAAAAGATAAAAACACGCCTTACTTCCAGAAACTTTGGAATTCGGCTTTCAAAAAGCAATCTGCCACCGAAGAAAAAGATATTCTGATCGATCACGGATTTGACGGAATCACGGAACTCGACAACTCACTTCCCAAATGGTGGATCGGCCTGTTTTACTTCGGATGTATCTTCTGTGCGGTATATCTTACGGCTTTTGCCTTTACAGATTACGCCCATCCCGAAGAAGAACTGAGCAATGAAACAAAACAGATGCTTGCTTCTATCGAAGAGTTTGAAAAAACAGCACCCCAGGTAACTCTTGAAACCGCAAAATACAGTGCAGACAACATTGCAGAAGGTCAGGAATTATTCAAAACCAATTGCGTTACCTGTCATGGTGATAACGGAAAAGGAGGGATTGGTCCCAATTTAACAGATACTCAATGGATCAACATACAACAGAAAAGTTTATTCAAAAACGTAATCTGGATGCTGGAAAACGGTTCTCCCAACAATCCAACAATGCGACCTTTCATCAAAGAAGGAACCATTACGGGAAGAGATGCTGAAAAAATTGCAGCTTATGTGTATCACATCAATCAGGAAACCGCTCCTATTACCCCTGCTCAAGGTGGTGCCGCTCCACAAGGTGAAGTCGTAAAATGGGAGAACGGAAATGAGTAATAAAATTTTTATCTCAACATATAAACCATGCCAAAGCCCCCTCTTAACAACTAAACTAACATTTGAATTTTCATTTTTGCTAACCTTTTCAACAGAAAAATGATCAATAGGGGGCTTTAAAAAAACAAAAAAATCCGCACCTTGACTGTCTTCATCAACTAATTCACTTGACGACAACTAAACTTAAATTCCATAAAGGGCAGTCAAGGCAGGATTTTTGTATTCACAAAAGAGTATCACAACAGATGAATAATAGATTCATATTATTATATTTGTCTAAAACTGAATCACTCTTGAAACTGAAAATCAATAAAAGAAAGCTCTTAAGGCGATTCCTGATAACCTTTATTTCCATATTGGTTTTTTTTACCCTGCTTATTCTTAGTTTACAGCTTCCGGTCGTCCAGAATTTTCTCAAAGACAGGCTTGTCGTTTATCTGGAGGAAAAAATCAAAACCAAAATAAGTCTCGAAAGAGTCTATATAGGATTTCCAAACAGTCTTGTTATGGAAAATTTATATGTAAAGGGACAGGATGTTGATACTCTTCTGGCTGTAAAAAAACTCGATGTGGGATTGAATATGCTTAAACTGATCAATTCCACGGCAGATATCACTTCGGTGGATTTGGAAGGAGCAAGAGCGAATGTCGTAAGAAAACCCGACGGAAAGTTCAATTTTGACTATATCATTGATGCTTTTGCAACGAGTGACAAAGAAGAAAGCCCGTCGAAACCGTTCATTATTTCTTTGGATAGAATTAAATTAAAAGACATTGGCGTTACCTTCAACGACCGGCAATCCCGAAATGATATACAACTTTATTTTAACTCCTTTGATACAAGAGTAAAAACCTTTGATTTAAATAACAACAAATACACTGTTAATGACATTAATCTTGACGGATTAAAGCTAAAACTGAAACAGGATCTCGTAGAAGAAGTTTCCAAAAAAGTTGAACAAAAAGTCGATTCTCTGAACAATAAAAAGCCGATGCAGATTGGACTGAGAGGAATAAAACTCACCAATTTCGATATTGATTACGGTGATGACAACACCAAGACTTTTGCAAAGGTTCTGTTTAAAGAATTAAGTACAAAAGTCAACAGACTTGACCTGGAAAACAACGCATACAGCATTGATAATGTCATTCTTTCCGGAGCAGATATTAATGCCAATCTTTATCTTCCTGCTCAAAATGCCAATCCGAAAAACAACCAAGAACCTGAAGCCTCAAAAGCAACGGATAAAGAAAAAGCGCTGAATCTCCTGCTTGGAAAGCTGGTTTTAAACGATGTGAAAGTTATTTACAACAATACTGCAATTGCCCCTACAAAGCAGGGAATGGATTTCAATCACATGAATTTCTCGAAAATGAATGTAGAGGTCAGAAGCTTCAAAATGCAGGACAATACATTTGCAGGAACCGTAAACTCAGCAGAAATTCAGGAAGCGAGAGGGTTAGACATTCAGAAATTCAATACGGATTTTGTGTATAACGAAAAAGAGGCTTATTTAAAAAATCTTTATCTGCAGACTCCAAAAACATTGCTTCGCGATGAGGTTATTTTAAATTATAACTCCATTGAACAATTAAGTTCCAATTTGGGAGCCGTAAAAGTTTCGGCGAATATCAAAGATTCCAGGGTTGGTTTTGCAGATATCCTGAATTTGGTTCCGACTTTAAGGAATACCGTTCCTTTCAATAAATATCCAAACGCTATTTTAAATGTAAATACAAATGTAAAAGGTTCAGTAAATGATTTATTGATCAACAATCTTAAGGTTTCCGGCTTAGATCAATTGAGAGTTGCTGCATCAGGAAGAATCAAAAATGCGATGAATCCTGATCAATTATATTATGATTTGAGAATTGCTGAATTGTCTTCATCCGCAAAAACGATTTTCAATTTGGTCCCGAAAAATACCATTCCTTCTAACATTTCCCTGCCTTCCCACATGAGTATCAAAGGAACGGCAAAAGGAACCACCAAAGTTGTGGACGCTAATCTGAACCTCTACTCCAGTCTTGGGAGTGCTACTGTGATTGCTAAAGTGGATATGCGCAGAAAAAATCATGAATTGTATGATGTAAAAGCCAATCTTCAGGGATTACAGATCGGGAAAATCATTCAGAATAAAGATATCGGAGCAATTTCGGCACAAATTTATGCCAAAGGAGAAAGTTTTGATTTCAAAAATGCAAAAGCAGATTTAAAAGGTCATGTTGCATCGGCGGTGTACAAAGGCTACCGCTACCAAAACATGAATCTTACAGGGAAAATCAACCGTGGAGCATACAACATTGTTTTAAATTCAAAAGATCCGAATGCTAATCTTATGTTAACTGCTTCCGGAGTATATAACGAGAAAAATCCTACGGTAAAAGTGAATGGTGAGATCATAAAATTGGATGTCAACAAACTTGGCTTCTATGAAAAACCAATGATTATCGCAGGAAAAATAGATGGCGATTTTACCAATTTGGATCCTGACAACCTGAATGGATATTTACATTTAAAAGACTTTGCTTTTTCAGATACC from Chryseobacterium camelliae includes these protein-coding regions:
- a CDS encoding MGMT family protein, yielding MDEIFKQQVWEITRLVPKGRVTSYGAIAKAVGYPNHSRHVGKAMGGCPRDVPAHRVISSSGTLSVPEFQVKLEVEGITVENFRIKNFKKLFWDPLEEL
- a CDS encoding acyltransferase family protein, with translation METLKKNTFDALTGMRAIAAIMVFVYHNRKYWRDDLPFAVMRFISEWHIGVTVFFVLSGFLLAYRYEDSPLESKKSYLKYILLRIARIFPLYWILLSFFFLDTAYSNNVDTYFLQYSLLYSLFEKYAVSGIVQAWSLQVEFFFYLLSPLLFVLLKKNWKYCISFLLGLFLLSCTIGYGLHWYNGNPEVFLYPLKFMMGNTFFARSLEFFSGMLLAYLMKKEKGLEVLKRLKNPTLYGGITIIIFTAAIALFARNNFVHGVERWEGRLIHELFLPVAIAVFFWGLMSEKTFISKVLSTKLLILLGNASFVFYLVHISYFNLKLKSYLYLPDRNFVLLWICSIIIYFCIEKPLYNGCRNLIAKIK
- a CDS encoding deoxyhypusine synthase family protein; translated protein: MSKPITEFIEKYYLHFNAAALVDASKGYVAHLKEGGKMMITLAGAMSTAELGKILAEMIRQDKVDFISCTGANLEEDLMNLVAHSHYERVPHYRDLTAQDEWDLLERGLNRVTDTCIPEEEAFRRLQKHIVEIWKDAEAKGERYFPHEFMYKMILSGVLEQYYEIPRENSWMIAAAEKNLPIVVPGWEDSTMGNIFASYCIKGELKATTMKSGIEYMTYLADWYTKNSGGKGVGFFQIGGGIAGDFPICVVPMLYQDMEMHDIPFWSYFCQISDSTTSYGSYSGAVPNEKITWGKLDITTPKFIVESDATICAPLMFSYILEN
- the arfB gene encoding alternative ribosome rescue aminoacyl-tRNA hydrolase ArfB — protein: MKDFSKELSFKTSRSSGAGGQNVNKVETSVTVLWQISESEFFNDDQKELIQNKLKNRINAEGFLFLTVSESRTQLMNKNKAIEKILEIVDKALFIPKKRIATKPSKAKKEKRLDTKKKLSEKKENRRFKF
- a CDS encoding AMP-binding protein, with amino-acid sequence MLIDFNNLNINQLSVETEFEIKIKTFLEEWFSDSETVKVQTSGSTGVPKVFDIEKQKMINSAEMTCNFLGLEEGDAALICLPVEYISGKMMVVRSIIRKLKLMIVDPSAKPIENLSNEIDFCAMTPLQVEHSLDKLHLIKNLIIGGAAVSENLKKKIIQTLNISNSSTRVFETYGMSETLSHIGLKQVAPNPESYFTVFENVEISKDERGCLKIFAPEVNAEVLQTNDLVEIKHFDSAQPVKKQFRFLGRIDNVINSGGAKIFPEQLEALVKKEIPNEAVFLGIDDESLGQKLVLILEGEQSDAVLGKISMIPFEKNFHKPKEIIFIEKIPRTPNGKVNRIELKNIL
- a CDS encoding alkaline phosphatase family protein, with protein sequence MKKIFLFLALTAGLAKAQNNTNHVVLISVDGLRPEFYLNPEWSMINLRQMMKKGAYANGVRGSFPTVTYPSHTTIVSGVLPSKHGIYYNTPVQPLGITGEWFWFYKDIKVPTIFSVAKEAGLTTAGVSWPVTVGAPITYNLPEYVYLPKNKGEKKDEVKAMSMESSPKELFQEVQDYAVGKFGEYGASLDYAVSDQNKTRMAAYILKKYKPSFLALHIAATDHFEHEEGRDGDKVRSAVAGADVAIKTLIDAATAAGIGENTTFIITGDHGFVDIHTQFNPNVMLAKAGLYNSNKKEDWKAYFQASGGSAFLHLKNPNDKSTLNKVNELLNNLPEGYKKMFHVLNKEQVAEAKGDPTASLALAAYQGISFGATATGELIKAADGGTHGYLPTDFKEIQTGFVAFGKGIKPGTVLPLIGQEDIAPLIAHLLNLNLKTDGILYPGLLTK
- a CDS encoding helix-turn-helix domain-containing protein codes for the protein MKICGQNIRKIRRSKDFTQEYMAFEMGISQKAYSDIENSKVKINLEILTKISDILEIKPSDICSISHKCGNDEYENKFHDLVEYMKKNNITIPKEYM
- the ccoN gene encoding cytochrome-c oxidase, cbb3-type subunit I, which translates into the protein METQKFNYDNNIVRAFLYATIAFGLVGFLLGLTAALMLFYPELPEFLFGTDDTTIKSLASGNIQGLINTQGALGFGRIRMLHTSAVIFAFVCNSFFCGAYYSMQRLLKTRMYSDTLSWVHFWTWQIMIISVVITFLMGINTSKEYAEHEWPIDILITVSWVVFGINMFGTIAKRRVRHLYVAIWFFIGTWIAVAMLHIFNNLEVPLSFTSWKSYSIYAGAKDALVQWWYGHNAVAFVLTTPVLGLMYYFLPKAAERPVFSYKLSIIHFWSLIFVYLWAGPHHLQYTALPAWAQAVGTGFSIMLIAPSWGGMLNGLLTLRGAWDKVRENPILKFFVVAVTCYGMATFEGPLLATKSLNKIGHYTDWVIGHVHIGALGWNGFMAFGIVYYLIPVMWRTELWSKKLANWHFWLGTLGIIFYAVPMYISGFTQGLMWKQFNPDGTLVWKNWLDTVTAIIPYFKMRFLGGLFYISGAILMVVNVIATVRKGSFQKNVPAEAPALANIGTTRKEGEGIHLWLERTPKLLSILAFITIAIGGLVEIIPTLTLKQSVPTITAVKPYSPLELEGRDLYIREGCNSCHSQMIRPFRDEIVRFEGKNGQYSKAGEFIYDRPFLWGSKRTGPDLHREGGRNPDSWHFKHMYNPRITSAGSIMPRFPWLITNKLDKTQMIDKMKLMKNYFDVPYTKAEIDSANQWADNQAAGIVKRIYSEATDVKEQIEKDRAAKGATFVPLEQREIVAMIAYLQRLGTDIKTTQIQTASAE
- a CDS encoding cytochrome c, with protein sequence MKTRTPISIYILVTLGSTIMAFEMFAPDSGYFSSPFFWGLMLIAIILLLIMNSIGDLIENQNFTKLSAEEKAEYLKDKNTPYFQKLWNSAFKKQSATEEKDILIDHGFDGITELDNSLPKWWIGLFYFGCIFCAVYLTAFAFTDYAHPEEELSNETKQMLASIEEFEKTAPQVTLETAKYSADNIAEGQELFKTNCVTCHGDNGKGGIGPNLTDTQWINIQQKSLFKNVIWMLENGSPNNPTMRPFIKEGTITGRDAEKIAAYVYHINQETAPITPAQGGAAPQGEVVKWENGNE